A part of Bombus huntii isolate Logan2020A chromosome 16, iyBomHunt1.1, whole genome shotgun sequence genomic DNA contains:
- the LOC126874272 gene encoding glycerol-3-phosphate dehydrogenase, mitochondrial isoform X2, whose protein sequence is MASLKLLVGGASAIGASALTSYLLMTDNTVHADVQKSRPSKRPLPTREDQVKALKNHEEYDVLIVGGGATGAGCALDACTRGLKTALIEADDFASGTSSRSTKLIHGGVRYLQKAILQLDVEQYRMVKEALHERASMLHSAPHLAHPLPIMLPVYTWWQIPYYWFGIKMYDLVAGGKTVRPSYFLSKRDALELFPMLKGDKLTGAIVYYDGQQDDARMNLAVALTASRHGATVVNHVKVVNLLKGLDKDGNRVLTGARVKDELTGEQWDVKAKAIINATGPFTDHIRKMDDQNVKEICCPSSGVHIVLPGYYSPDQMGLLDPSTSDGRVIFFLPWQKQTIAGTTDLPCEITHNPRPTEDEIMFILREVKNYLNPDVEVRRGDVLSAWSGIRPLVSDPNKPNTQSLARNHIVHVSPTKLITIAGGKWTTYRAMAEETIDTAIKACDLKPERPCQTNGFLLEGAHGWSPTMYIRLVQDFGLECEVAQHMAKSYGDRAFAVAKMASLTGKRWPIIGKKIHPEFPYIDAEIRYGVREYARTAIDMIARRLRLAFLNVQAAQEALPVIIDIMGEELHWTPEEKKRQHKEASDFLANEMGQMVNRASRDKIPINLTKDEIQLYIKRFGIIDKDNKGYVSINDIRRGLKVLGIKLKEDEMHTLLNEIDLNYNGQMELQDYLQMMSAIKSGHVAYSRFARMAEMEEAQHEKDMLKKQISVERSGGGL, encoded by the exons ATGGCATCGCTAAAGCTATTAGTGGGTGGTGCAAGTGCCATCGGTGCTAGTGCTCTTACTTCTTATCTGTTAATGACCGATAATACC GTACACGCGGATGTACAGAAATCACGACCATCGAAAAGACCTTTGCCAACCAGGGAAGATCAAGTGAAGGCGTTGAAGAATCACGAAGAGTACGATGTTCTTATCGTCGGTGGTGGTGCGACTGGAGCTGGATGTGCGTTAGATGCATGTACACGAG GTTTGAAGACGGCATTAATCGAGGCAGATGATTTTGCTTCTGGTACATCCTCTAGGAGTACTAAACTTATTCATGGAGGAGTCCGTTACTTACAGAAGGCTATATTACAACTGGATGTGGAACAATACAGAATGGTCAAAGAAGCTTTGCATGAACGAGCGTCTATGTTACACAGCGCACCTCATTTGGCTCATCCTCTGCCTATCATGTTGCCTGTTTACAC GTGGTGGCAAATTCCCTACTACTGGTTTGgtataaaaatgtatgatCTTGTTGCTGGAGGCAAGACAGTTAGACCATCGTACTTTCTCAGCAAGAGGGATGCGCTAGAATTGTTTCCCATGCTGAAAGGAGATAAACTCACAGGAGCTATTGTTTACTATGATG GTCAACAGGATGATGCCAGAATGAATTTGGCAGTTGCACTAACTGCCTCACGACATGGTGCCACAGTCGTAAATCATGTTAAAGTTGTTAATCTCTTGAAAGGTCTCGATAAG GATGGTAATCGGGTCCTTACTGGAGCTCGAGTGAAAGACGAACTTACGGGTGAACAATGGGATGTGAAGGCAAAGGCAATAATAAACGCAACGGGACCTTTCACCGACCATATCAGGAAAATGGATGACCAGAACGTTAAAGAAATCTGCTGTCCCTCTTCTGGTGTTCATATTGTTCTTCCAGGCTATTACAG cCCCGATCAGATGGGTTTATTGGATCCATCAACGAGTGACGGCCGAGTGATCTTTTTCTTACCCTGGCAGAAACAAACGATCGCAGGAACGACTGATTTACCCTGCGAAATAACGCATAATCCACGACCCACTGAGGATGAAATCATGTTCATTTTACGTGAAGTGAAGAATTACCTCAATCCGGACGTTGAAGTTCGTCGAGGGGATGTCTTGTCCGCTTGGAGCGGAATTAGACCTCTTGTCTCCGATCCAAACAAACCAAATACCCAGTCCCTTGCGAGAAATCACATTGTACATGTCAGTCCCACGAAACTTATCACGATAGCTGGAGGAAAATGGACAACGTACAGAGCGATGGCTGAGGAAACTATCGATACAGCTATCAAGG cctGCGATTTAAAGCCTGAAAGACCCTGTCAAACAAATGGTTTTCTCCTCGAGGGAGCTCATGGTTGGAGTCCAACAATGTACATCAGATTAGTACAAGATTTTGGCTTGGAATGTGAGGTTGCGCAACATATGGCCAAGAGTTATGGAGACCGTGCATTTGCTGTAGCAAAAATGGCTTCCCTTACTGGTAAAAGGTGGCCAATTATAGGCAAAAAGATTCATCCTGAATTCCCATATATCGACGCTGAG ATTCGATATGGAGTTCGTGAATACGCGAGAACAGCAATTGATATGATTGCAAGACGATTGAGATTAGCCTTCTTAAACGTCCAAGCAGCACAAGAAGCTCTTCCGGTAATTATCGACATTATGGGAGAAGAATTACATTGGACaccggaggaaaagaaaagacagCATAAAGAGGCTAGTGACTTCCTCGCTAATGAAATGGGACAAATGGTTAATCGCGCGTCTCGTGACAAAATTCCTATCAACCTCACGAAGGATGAAATTCAGTTGTATATTAAACGTTTTGGAATCATCGATAAAGACAACAAAGGCTATGTTTCCATTAACGACATCAGACGGGGACTTAAG GTACTTGGCATAAAACTGAAAGAAGATGAGATGCACACTTTGCTCAATGAAATTGATCTCAATTACAATGGGCAAATGGAGTTACAAGATTATCTACAG ATGATGTCGGCCATTAAATCTGGACACGTGGCATATTCACGTTTTGCAAGAATGGCAGAGATGGAAGAGGCGCAACACGAGAAAGATATGCTGAAGAAACAGATCAGTGTAGAGAGATCAGGCGGTGGACTGTAG
- the LOC126874272 gene encoding glycerol-3-phosphate dehydrogenase, mitochondrial isoform X3: MASLKLLVGGASAIGASALTSYLLMTDNTVHADVQKSRPSKRPLPTREDQVKALKNHEEYDVLIVGGGATGAGCALDACTRGLKTALIEADDFASGTSSRSTKLIHGGVRYLQKAILQLDVEQYRMVKEALHERASMLHSAPHLAHPLPIMLPVYTWWQIPYYWFGIKMYDLVAGGKTVRPSYFLSKRDALELFPMLKGDKLTGAIVYYDGQQDDARMNLAVALTASRHGATVVNHVKVVNLLKGLDKDGNRVLTGARVKDELTGEQWDVKAKAIINATGPFTDHIRKMDDQNVKEICCPSSGVHIVLPGYYSPDQMGLLDPSTSDGRVIFFLPWQKQTIAGTTDLPCEITHNPRPTEDEIMFILREVKNYLNPDVEVRRGDVLSAWSGIRPLVSDPNKPNTQSLARNHIVHVSPTKLITIAGGKWTTYRAMAEETIDTAIKACDLKPERPCQTNGFLLEGAHGWSPTMYIRLVQDFGLECEVAQHMAKSYGDRAFAVAKMASLTGKRWPIIGKKIHPEFPYIDAEIRYGVREYARTAIDMIARRLRLAFLNVQAAQEALPVIIDIMGEELHWTPEEKKRQHKEASDFLANEMGQMVNRASRDKIPINLTKDEIQLYIKRFGIIDKDNKGYVSINDIRRGLKVLGIKLKEDEMHTLLNEIDLNYNGQMELQDYLQLFGDKEVPGEELHEILREIDTNMNGQVELDEYLQMMSAIKSGHVAYSRFARMAEMEEAQHEKDMLKKQISVERSGGGL, from the exons ATGGCATCGCTAAAGCTATTAGTGGGTGGTGCAAGTGCCATCGGTGCTAGTGCTCTTACTTCTTATCTGTTAATGACCGATAATACC GTACACGCGGATGTACAGAAATCACGACCATCGAAAAGACCTTTGCCAACCAGGGAAGATCAAGTGAAGGCGTTGAAGAATCACGAAGAGTACGATGTTCTTATCGTCGGTGGTGGTGCGACTGGAGCTGGATGTGCGTTAGATGCATGTACACGAG GTTTGAAGACGGCATTAATCGAGGCAGATGATTTTGCTTCTGGTACATCCTCTAGGAGTACTAAACTTATTCATGGAGGAGTCCGTTACTTACAGAAGGCTATATTACAACTGGATGTGGAACAATACAGAATGGTCAAAGAAGCTTTGCATGAACGAGCGTCTATGTTACACAGCGCACCTCATTTGGCTCATCCTCTGCCTATCATGTTGCCTGTTTACAC GTGGTGGCAAATTCCCTACTACTGGTTTGgtataaaaatgtatgatCTTGTTGCTGGAGGCAAGACAGTTAGACCATCGTACTTTCTCAGCAAGAGGGATGCGCTAGAATTGTTTCCCATGCTGAAAGGAGATAAACTCACAGGAGCTATTGTTTACTATGATG GTCAACAGGATGATGCCAGAATGAATTTGGCAGTTGCACTAACTGCCTCACGACATGGTGCCACAGTCGTAAATCATGTTAAAGTTGTTAATCTCTTGAAAGGTCTCGATAAG GATGGTAATCGGGTCCTTACTGGAGCTCGAGTGAAAGACGAACTTACGGGTGAACAATGGGATGTGAAGGCAAAGGCAATAATAAACGCAACGGGACCTTTCACCGACCATATCAGGAAAATGGATGACCAGAACGTTAAAGAAATCTGCTGTCCCTCTTCTGGTGTTCATATTGTTCTTCCAGGCTATTACAG cCCCGATCAGATGGGTTTATTGGATCCATCAACGAGTGACGGCCGAGTGATCTTTTTCTTACCCTGGCAGAAACAAACGATCGCAGGAACGACTGATTTACCCTGCGAAATAACGCATAATCCACGACCCACTGAGGATGAAATCATGTTCATTTTACGTGAAGTGAAGAATTACCTCAATCCGGACGTTGAAGTTCGTCGAGGGGATGTCTTGTCCGCTTGGAGCGGAATTAGACCTCTTGTCTCCGATCCAAACAAACCAAATACCCAGTCCCTTGCGAGAAATCACATTGTACATGTCAGTCCCACGAAACTTATCACGATAGCTGGAGGAAAATGGACAACGTACAGAGCGATGGCTGAGGAAACTATCGATACAGCTATCAAGG cctGCGATTTAAAGCCTGAAAGACCCTGTCAAACAAATGGTTTTCTCCTCGAGGGAGCTCATGGTTGGAGTCCAACAATGTACATCAGATTAGTACAAGATTTTGGCTTGGAATGTGAGGTTGCGCAACATATGGCCAAGAGTTATGGAGACCGTGCATTTGCTGTAGCAAAAATGGCTTCCCTTACTGGTAAAAGGTGGCCAATTATAGGCAAAAAGATTCATCCTGAATTCCCATATATCGACGCTGAG ATTCGATATGGAGTTCGTGAATACGCGAGAACAGCAATTGATATGATTGCAAGACGATTGAGATTAGCCTTCTTAAACGTCCAAGCAGCACAAGAAGCTCTTCCGGTAATTATCGACATTATGGGAGAAGAATTACATTGGACaccggaggaaaagaaaagacagCATAAAGAGGCTAGTGACTTCCTCGCTAATGAAATGGGACAAATGGTTAATCGCGCGTCTCGTGACAAAATTCCTATCAACCTCACGAAGGATGAAATTCAGTTGTATATTAAACGTTTTGGAATCATCGATAAAGACAACAAAGGCTATGTTTCCATTAACGACATCAGACGGGGACTTAAG GTACTTGGCATAAAACTGAAAGAAGATGAGATGCACACTTTGCTCAATGAAATTGATCTCAATTACAATGGGCAAATGGAGTTACAAGATTATCTACAG TTGTTTGGTGACAAGGAAGTGCCTGGTGAAGAGCTTCATGAAATACTACGCGAAATCGACACTAATATGAATGGTCAGGTCGAGTTGGACGAATATCTTCAG ATGATGTCGGCCATTAAATCTGGACACGTGGCATATTCACGTTTTGCAAGAATGGCAGAGATGGAAGAGGCGCAACACGAGAAAGATATGCTGAAGAAACAGATCAGTGTAGAGAGATCAGGCGGTGGACTGTAG
- the LOC126874272 gene encoding glycerol-3-phosphate dehydrogenase, mitochondrial isoform X1, producing the protein MASLKLLVGGASAIGASALTSYLLMTDNTVHADVQKSRPSKRPLPTREDQVKALKNHEEYDVLIVGGGATGAGCALDACTRGLKTALIEADDFASGTSSRSTKLIHGGVRYLQKAILQLDVEQYRMVKEALHERASMLHSAPHLAHPLPIMLPVYTWWQIPYYWFGIKMYDLVAGGKTVRPSYFLSKRDALELFPMLKGDKLTGAIVYYDGQQDDARMNLAVALTASRHGATVVNHVKVVNLLKGLDKDGNRVLTGARVKDELTGEQWDVKAKAIINATGPFTDHIRKMDDQNVKEICCPSSGVHIVLPGYYSPDQMGLLDPSTSDGRVIFFLPWQKQTIAGTTDLPCEITHNPRPTEDEIMFILREVKNYLNPDVEVRRGDVLSAWSGIRPLVSDPNKPNTQSLARNHIVHVSPTKLITIAGGKWTTYRAMAEETIDTAIKACDLKPERPCQTNGFLLEGAHGWSPTMYIRLVQDFGLECEVAQHMAKSYGDRAFAVAKMASLTGKRWPIIGKKIHPEFPYIDAEIRYGVREYARTAIDMIARRLRLAFLNVQAAQEALPVIIDIMGEELHWTPEEKKRQHKEASDFLANEMGQMVNRASRDKIPINLTKDEIQLYIKRFGIIDKDNKGYVSINDIRRGLKLFGDKEVPGEELHEILREIDTNMNGQVELDEYLQMMSAIKSGHVAYSRFARMAEMEEAQHEKDMLKKQISVERSGGGL; encoded by the exons ATGGCATCGCTAAAGCTATTAGTGGGTGGTGCAAGTGCCATCGGTGCTAGTGCTCTTACTTCTTATCTGTTAATGACCGATAATACC GTACACGCGGATGTACAGAAATCACGACCATCGAAAAGACCTTTGCCAACCAGGGAAGATCAAGTGAAGGCGTTGAAGAATCACGAAGAGTACGATGTTCTTATCGTCGGTGGTGGTGCGACTGGAGCTGGATGTGCGTTAGATGCATGTACACGAG GTTTGAAGACGGCATTAATCGAGGCAGATGATTTTGCTTCTGGTACATCCTCTAGGAGTACTAAACTTATTCATGGAGGAGTCCGTTACTTACAGAAGGCTATATTACAACTGGATGTGGAACAATACAGAATGGTCAAAGAAGCTTTGCATGAACGAGCGTCTATGTTACACAGCGCACCTCATTTGGCTCATCCTCTGCCTATCATGTTGCCTGTTTACAC GTGGTGGCAAATTCCCTACTACTGGTTTGgtataaaaatgtatgatCTTGTTGCTGGAGGCAAGACAGTTAGACCATCGTACTTTCTCAGCAAGAGGGATGCGCTAGAATTGTTTCCCATGCTGAAAGGAGATAAACTCACAGGAGCTATTGTTTACTATGATG GTCAACAGGATGATGCCAGAATGAATTTGGCAGTTGCACTAACTGCCTCACGACATGGTGCCACAGTCGTAAATCATGTTAAAGTTGTTAATCTCTTGAAAGGTCTCGATAAG GATGGTAATCGGGTCCTTACTGGAGCTCGAGTGAAAGACGAACTTACGGGTGAACAATGGGATGTGAAGGCAAAGGCAATAATAAACGCAACGGGACCTTTCACCGACCATATCAGGAAAATGGATGACCAGAACGTTAAAGAAATCTGCTGTCCCTCTTCTGGTGTTCATATTGTTCTTCCAGGCTATTACAG cCCCGATCAGATGGGTTTATTGGATCCATCAACGAGTGACGGCCGAGTGATCTTTTTCTTACCCTGGCAGAAACAAACGATCGCAGGAACGACTGATTTACCCTGCGAAATAACGCATAATCCACGACCCACTGAGGATGAAATCATGTTCATTTTACGTGAAGTGAAGAATTACCTCAATCCGGACGTTGAAGTTCGTCGAGGGGATGTCTTGTCCGCTTGGAGCGGAATTAGACCTCTTGTCTCCGATCCAAACAAACCAAATACCCAGTCCCTTGCGAGAAATCACATTGTACATGTCAGTCCCACGAAACTTATCACGATAGCTGGAGGAAAATGGACAACGTACAGAGCGATGGCTGAGGAAACTATCGATACAGCTATCAAGG cctGCGATTTAAAGCCTGAAAGACCCTGTCAAACAAATGGTTTTCTCCTCGAGGGAGCTCATGGTTGGAGTCCAACAATGTACATCAGATTAGTACAAGATTTTGGCTTGGAATGTGAGGTTGCGCAACATATGGCCAAGAGTTATGGAGACCGTGCATTTGCTGTAGCAAAAATGGCTTCCCTTACTGGTAAAAGGTGGCCAATTATAGGCAAAAAGATTCATCCTGAATTCCCATATATCGACGCTGAG ATTCGATATGGAGTTCGTGAATACGCGAGAACAGCAATTGATATGATTGCAAGACGATTGAGATTAGCCTTCTTAAACGTCCAAGCAGCACAAGAAGCTCTTCCGGTAATTATCGACATTATGGGAGAAGAATTACATTGGACaccggaggaaaagaaaagacagCATAAAGAGGCTAGTGACTTCCTCGCTAATGAAATGGGACAAATGGTTAATCGCGCGTCTCGTGACAAAATTCCTATCAACCTCACGAAGGATGAAATTCAGTTGTATATTAAACGTTTTGGAATCATCGATAAAGACAACAAAGGCTATGTTTCCATTAACGACATCAGACGGGGACTTAAG TTGTTTGGTGACAAGGAAGTGCCTGGTGAAGAGCTTCATGAAATACTACGCGAAATCGACACTAATATGAATGGTCAGGTCGAGTTGGACGAATATCTTCAG ATGATGTCGGCCATTAAATCTGGACACGTGGCATATTCACGTTTTGCAAGAATGGCAGAGATGGAAGAGGCGCAACACGAGAAAGATATGCTGAAGAAACAGATCAGTGTAGAGAGATCAGGCGGTGGACTGTAG
- the LOC126874279 gene encoding coronin-1C-A encodes MSFRVVRSSKFRHVYGTALKREQCYDNIRVSKSSWDSTFCAVNPKFLAIIVESAGGGAFIVLPHNKVGRIPADYPLVGGHKGPVLDIAWCPHNDNIIASGSEDCVVKVWQIPDGGISRTLTESVVDLQLHQRRVGLVLWHPTALNILLTAGSDNLVLIWNVGTGEAIVRIDCHPDMIYSACWNWDGSRVVTTCKDKKIRILDPRTGEILEEAIAHEGSKATRAIFLRGGLIFTTGFSKMSERQYSLRAPDMLGEPIVMVELDTSNGVMFPLYDSDTNLVYLCGKGDSVIRYFEITPEPPFVHYINTFQTPDPQRGIGMMPKRGCDVNSCEITRFYRLNNSGFCQVISMTVPRKSELFQEDLYPDTPGDTAAISAEEWENGTDADPILISLRDGYQPSVAKNELKIHKKSNILSKGAKVASSNSAQNTTQASAGITEERLKEFGEEIRKLKAVIVKHEGRIRVLESAVALQMKEDERKDKSSSPTDREVLASDEV; translated from the exons ATGTCTTTCCGTGTGGTGCGCAGCAGCAAGTTCCGCCACGTGTACGGGACGGCTTTAAAACGTGAACAATGTTACGATAATATAAGGGTGTCGAAGTCCTCATGGGATTCAACCTTTTGCGCCGTGAATCCAAAATTTCTCGCTATCATCGTAGAATCTGCAGGCGGTGGTGCTTTCATAGTCTTACCGCATAACAAA gtAGGTCGAATACCAGCAGATTATCCTTTAGTCGGTGGACATAAAGGTCCTGTATTGGACATTGCATGGTGTCCTCATAATGATAATATCATAGCATCAGGTTCCGAAGATTGCGTAGTTAAAGTATGGCAAATACCTGATGGTGGTATTTCTAGGACATTAACTGAATCTGTGGTAGATCTCCAGCTGCATCAGCGCAGAGTTGGCCTTGTATTATGGCACCCTACAGCGTTGAACATATTGCTCACAGCTGGATCTGACAATCTTGTATTGATTTGGAATGTAGGCACAGGAGAAGCCATAGTACGAATAGATTGTCATCCAGATATGATTTATTCTGCATGTTGGAATTGGGATGGTTCCAGAGTAGTTACTACTTGTAAAGATAAAAAGATTCGAATTTTGGATCCAAGAACTGGAGAGATATTAGAAGAAGCCATTGCGCACGAAGGTAGTAAAGCAACTCGTGCAATCTTTCTCAG GGGAGGCTTGATATTTACCACAGGTTTCAGTAAAATGTCTGAGAGGCAATATTCCCTACGTGCTCCAGATATGTTAGGTGAACCTATAGTTATGGTCGAATTGGATACAAGTAACGGAGTTATGTTTCCTTTGTACGATTCCGACACGAATTTAGTGTATTTATGTGGGAAGGGTGACTCTGTGAttcgatatttcgaaattaCCCCTGAACCTCCCTTTGTTCATTATATCAATACGTTTCAAACTCCTGATCCTCAACGAGGTATAGGAATGATGCCAAAACGAGGCTGTGATGTTAATAGCTGTGAAATAACTAGATTTTACCGGCTCAACAACTCAGGCTTTTGCCAGGTTATCTCTATGACTGTACCAAGAAAG TCAGAATTATTTCAAGAAGATTTGTATCCCGATACCCCCGGCGACACTGCTGCGATTTCTGCCGAAGAGTGGGAAAATGGAACCGATGCGGATCCCATACTGATCTCTCTGAGGGACGGTTATCAACCCTCAGTAGCCAAAAACGAAttgaaaatacataaaaagtCAAACATATTGAGCAAAGGAGCAAAAGTTGCCTCCTCGAATTCTGCACAAAATACTACACAAGCATCGGCAGGCATTACT GAAGAACGTTTAAAAGAATTTGGTGAGGAAATACGAAAATTAAAAGCGGTGATTGTGAAACATGAGGGTAGGATACGGGTGCTTGAGTCCGCGGTTGCTCTTCAAATGAAAGAAGATGAGAGAAAAGACAAGTCATCTTCACCCACTGATAGAGAAGTACTTGCATCTGACGAAGTGTAA